One window of the Bradyrhizobium sp. NP1 genome contains the following:
- a CDS encoding glucose 1-dehydrogenase: MPKLQGKVALVTGGSSGIGLATAQRFVEEGAFVYITGRRQTELDKAVSLIGRSVAAVRGDVSNLADLDRLYAKVASERGKIDILFAGAGIVDPQPLAETTEESFDKVFAINTRGLAFTVKKALPLLNDGGAIIVITSIAENKGIPGFTAYSATKAAVRSFVRTWTAELKDRRIRVNAISPGPIDTPIFEQQAPTKEGADQARAQFAAAVPFGRLGRPEEIASAALFLASEEAGFIAGVDLPVDGGMTAI, encoded by the coding sequence ATGCCAAAGCTCCAAGGAAAAGTCGCCCTCGTCACTGGTGGCAGCAGCGGAATAGGTCTCGCCACCGCCCAGCGCTTTGTTGAAGAAGGCGCGTTCGTCTACATCACCGGGCGCCGACAGACGGAACTGGACAAGGCGGTATCGCTGATCGGCCGCAGCGTCGCTGCAGTACGGGGTGACGTGTCCAACCTCGCCGATCTCGATCGGCTCTATGCCAAGGTCGCCAGCGAGAGGGGCAAGATCGATATCCTCTTTGCCGGGGCGGGCATCGTCGATCCTCAGCCGCTCGCCGAGACGACGGAGGAAAGCTTCGACAAGGTCTTTGCGATCAACACGCGGGGCTTGGCCTTCACGGTGAAGAAGGCCCTGCCGCTTCTGAATGACGGCGGGGCGATCATCGTGATCACCTCGATCGCCGAGAACAAGGGTATCCCCGGTTTCACCGCTTACAGCGCCACCAAGGCGGCGGTCCGCTCCTTCGTCCGCACGTGGACCGCGGAGTTGAAGGATCGTCGCATCCGGGTCAATGCGATCAGCCCGGGCCCGATCGACACGCCGATCTTCGAGCAGCAGGCGCCGACCAAAGAGGGCGCTGACCAAGCCCGCGCCCAGTTCGCTGCGGCCGTCCCGTTCGGGCGGCTCGGCCGCCCGGAGGAGATCGCGTCGGCCGCCTTGTTCCTCGCTTCTGAGGAAGCAGGCTTCATCGCAGGCGTGGACCTCCCAGTCGACGGCGGCATGACCGCGATTTGA
- a CDS encoding SDR family oxidoreductase, translating to MSRLQNKVAVITGGTSGIGLAAAQRFVAEGAFVYIFARRQNELDKTIASIDRNIAGVQGDVRKLDDLDRLYARVASDGRKLDVVVANVGAVDSVKLADVTIESFYYNFDVNARGVLFTVQKSLPLLNNGASVILTSTIASLRGFPGRSAYAASKTTLRSYARTWTMELKDRGIRVNTITPGPCDTPLIDAQVSSPEEAAAIRAKHAANIPLGRMARPEEIAAAMLFLASEDSSFVAGSELLVDGGMCSV from the coding sequence ATGTCGAGACTACAGAACAAGGTTGCCGTGATCACCGGCGGCACTAGCGGGATTGGATTGGCGGCGGCACAGCGGTTCGTCGCCGAAGGGGCGTTCGTCTATATCTTCGCGCGCCGTCAAAACGAATTGGACAAGACGATTGCCTCGATCGACCGGAACATCGCCGGCGTGCAAGGCGACGTACGCAAGCTCGACGACCTCGACCGCCTCTATGCCAGGGTCGCTTCCGATGGCCGCAAGCTCGACGTCGTGGTCGCCAATGTCGGCGCCGTCGACAGCGTGAAGCTCGCCGATGTCACCATCGAGAGCTTCTACTACAACTTCGACGTCAACGCCCGAGGCGTGCTATTCACGGTGCAGAAGTCGCTGCCGCTCCTGAACAATGGCGCATCCGTCATCCTGACCAGCACGATCGCTTCCCTGCGGGGCTTCCCCGGTCGCAGCGCCTACGCCGCCTCCAAGACCACACTGCGTTCCTATGCCCGGACCTGGACGATGGAACTCAAGGACCGCGGCATCCGGGTCAACACGATCACGCCGGGTCCTTGCGACACCCCGCTGATCGACGCCCAGGTTAGTTCGCCCGAGGAGGCGGCAGCCATCCGCGCCAAGCATGCCGCGAACATCCCGCTCGGCCGCATGGCCCGGCCCGAAGAGATCGCGGCCGCGATGCTGTTCCTGGCGTCAGAGGACAGCAGCTTCGTCGCCGGCAGCGAACTGCTGGTCGATGGCGGCATGTGCTCCGTCTGA
- a CDS encoding adenylate/guanylate cyclase domain-containing protein produces MSDLRDWLRGNNLEQYADAFEANDIDLDILPDLDDHDFERLGLSLGNRRRLLKAIAARNADGESSSAGPLSSGEKSPAVEGPASGDAERRQVTVMFADMVGSTALSAKLDPELLSGLIRRYQDAVAGAIGRYGGFVAKFMGDGVLAYFGFPRAFEDAAERAVRAAIGILSEVGAIEMPDGTHVQTRIGIATGLVVVGEIIGTGMAQERTIVGETPNLAARLQALAGTDCILVSESTQKLLGGLFELTHTGEHELKGFARPVPAWRVCGEASVESRFAAIRTGGLPLIGRAHEMGLMRERWHLAQHSEGQIVTVIGEAGIGKSRAIEALQEELAGEAHARINLQCSPYHSDSALYPVIQYLNRAAGFAPADTPDARTEKLRALLAARSIADPIALPLLAELLSVPLTEAAPAASPAQRKAAMLAVIVEIMVRVRDGNSVLIVLEDAHWIDATTLEMMTRLADSITRARLLVVVSARPDFTPPWLSRPHATLVTLGRLGRPECMQVVASVAAAHGLAADTIAAIIAKTDGVPLFVEELTRSVMESAGEDSVPATLKDSLMARLDRLGGAREVAQIAAVIGRQFTFALLEAVAGKDNDELEDMLAKLVAAGIVFPEVRGFERSFNFKHALVRDAAYESLLLMRSREWHGRVGLALEQRFGDIAAKEPELLAYHFGKAGQLSLACDYRMRAGDQAVSRSAYAEAIAHFSAGLKLAETMSPQDGLRRQLEFWLKLGSASVVAHGMQSVQAETAYTKASEIGEKLGDRPASFQAKWGLWINANLSRRTALARDRASELVLLAQQSGDGELLLEAYHCQFSTAHFRGDVRGALDGCQQAIALYDMTRHRHLAHAFGGHDPGVCAHAQCGNSWQLSGDQQHARQHFEQAIALAEMLDHPNSLGHGLHNTGIGHQLGGDREATYRAAHRAAALADKFGLPPWRASSLILVGWATAAGAGVADAVHLIDAEIANATAVGPLPQYYLGLAAEVLLAAGRPADALGHLDRAIAGIDEAGIGIYLPEIYRLRGECLLARDRRNKAEARSAFATAADIARRQGAVIFERRAQASLSEFAI; encoded by the coding sequence ATGAGCGATCTTCGCGACTGGTTGCGTGGGAACAATCTGGAGCAATACGCCGACGCGTTCGAGGCGAACGACATCGACTTGGATATCCTGCCCGACCTCGATGACCACGATTTCGAGCGACTAGGCCTGTCCTTGGGTAATCGCCGCCGGCTTTTGAAGGCGATCGCGGCGCGCAACGCCGACGGCGAATCTTCTTCCGCCGGCCCGCTCTCCTCCGGGGAGAAATCACCCGCCGTAGAGGGGCCAGCCTCTGGCGATGCCGAGCGGCGACAAGTGACCGTGATGTTCGCCGATATGGTCGGTTCCACGGCGCTGTCGGCGAAGCTAGATCCAGAGCTGCTCAGCGGCCTGATCCGGCGATACCAGGACGCGGTGGCCGGCGCGATCGGGCGTTACGGTGGCTTTGTCGCCAAGTTCATGGGCGATGGCGTGTTGGCCTATTTCGGGTTTCCCCGCGCCTTCGAGGATGCGGCGGAGCGCGCCGTTCGCGCGGCGATTGGAATTCTGTCGGAAGTCGGCGCAATCGAAATGCCCGACGGCACCCACGTGCAGACGCGGATCGGCATCGCCACCGGCCTCGTCGTGGTCGGCGAAATCATCGGCACCGGCATGGCGCAGGAGCGGACCATCGTCGGTGAAACGCCCAACCTCGCCGCGAGGCTGCAGGCGCTGGCCGGGACGGATTGCATCCTCGTCAGCGAGTCGACCCAAAAATTGTTAGGTGGCCTGTTCGAACTCACCCACACCGGCGAGCACGAGCTGAAGGGCTTTGCCCGCCCGGTGCCGGCTTGGCGCGTGTGCGGCGAAGCTTCGGTCGAGAGCCGCTTTGCCGCGATCCGCACCGGAGGCCTGCCGCTGATCGGCCGCGCACATGAAATGGGCTTGATGCGCGAACGCTGGCATCTGGCGCAGCATAGCGAAGGCCAGATCGTGACTGTGATCGGCGAAGCCGGCATTGGAAAATCGCGCGCGATCGAAGCTCTCCAAGAAGAGCTCGCAGGCGAAGCGCATGCGCGCATCAATCTGCAATGTTCACCTTATCATAGCGATAGCGCGCTTTATCCCGTCATCCAGTATCTCAATCGCGCCGCGGGCTTTGCGCCTGCCGATACACCGGATGCGCGTACCGAGAAACTCCGCGCGCTCCTCGCGGCGCGAAGCATCGCCGATCCCATTGCGCTGCCGCTGTTGGCCGAGCTGTTGTCGGTGCCCCTGACTGAGGCGGCTCCCGCCGCGTCGCCGGCGCAGCGCAAGGCCGCGATGCTCGCGGTGATCGTCGAGATCATGGTTCGGGTCCGCGATGGAAATTCGGTGTTGATCGTGCTGGAAGACGCGCACTGGATCGACGCCACCACGCTCGAAATGATGACGCGACTGGCCGACAGCATCACCCGCGCGCGGCTCCTTGTCGTGGTGTCGGCGCGACCGGATTTCACGCCGCCCTGGCTGTCGAGGCCACACGCAACGCTGGTAACGCTCGGACGCCTCGGCCGTCCCGAATGCATGCAGGTGGTCGCGAGCGTCGCTGCCGCGCATGGACTGGCGGCGGACACGATCGCCGCGATCATCGCCAAGACCGATGGCGTGCCGCTGTTCGTCGAAGAGCTGACCCGAAGTGTAATGGAATCGGCAGGCGAGGATTCGGTGCCGGCGACGCTGAAGGATTCGCTGATGGCCCGCCTCGACCGTCTCGGCGGGGCGCGCGAGGTGGCCCAAATTGCCGCGGTGATCGGCCGTCAATTCACCTTTGCCTTGCTGGAAGCGGTTGCCGGCAAGGACAACGACGAACTGGAAGACATGCTGGCAAAGCTGGTTGCCGCGGGAATTGTGTTTCCCGAGGTGCGTGGCTTCGAGCGGAGCTTCAACTTCAAGCACGCGCTGGTGCGTGACGCCGCCTATGAAAGCCTGTTGCTGATGCGCAGCCGAGAATGGCACGGGCGCGTCGGTCTTGCGCTCGAGCAGCGCTTTGGCGACATCGCCGCGAAGGAACCGGAGCTGCTGGCGTATCATTTCGGCAAAGCGGGGCAGCTCTCTCTCGCTTGCGACTACCGCATGCGCGCCGGCGACCAGGCCGTGAGCCGCTCGGCCTATGCGGAGGCGATCGCGCATTTCTCGGCGGGTCTCAAGCTCGCCGAGACCATGTCGCCGCAGGACGGTCTGCGCCGGCAACTGGAATTCTGGCTAAAGCTCGGTTCGGCGTCGGTCGTCGCGCACGGCATGCAGAGCGTTCAGGCCGAGACGGCCTATACCAAAGCCAGCGAGATCGGCGAGAAACTCGGCGACCGCCCCGCATCCTTTCAAGCCAAATGGGGTCTCTGGATCAACGCCAATCTGAGCCGCAGGACGGCATTGGCGCGTGACCGTGCCAGTGAACTGGTGTTGCTCGCGCAACAGTCCGGCGATGGCGAATTGTTGCTCGAAGCCTATCATTGCCAGTTTTCAACGGCGCATTTTCGTGGCGATGTCCGCGGCGCGCTGGATGGTTGCCAGCAGGCCATCGCGCTTTACGACATGACGCGGCACCGTCACCTTGCGCACGCGTTTGGCGGCCACGATCCCGGCGTTTGCGCGCATGCCCAGTGCGGCAATTCTTGGCAGCTATCGGGCGACCAACAACACGCAAGGCAGCATTTCGAGCAGGCAATCGCGCTCGCCGAAATGCTCGATCATCCGAACAGCCTCGGCCACGGGCTGCACAACACCGGTATCGGCCACCAGCTTGGCGGAGACCGCGAGGCTACCTACAGGGCGGCGCATCGCGCGGCCGCGCTGGCGGACAAGTTCGGCCTGCCGCCGTGGCGCGCGAGCAGCCTGATACTCGTCGGATGGGCGACGGCGGCAGGCGCAGGCGTCGCGGACGCCGTGCACCTGATTGACGCCGAGATCGCCAACGCCACCGCGGTCGGTCCGCTGCCGCAATATTATCTCGGCCTCGCCGCGGAAGTGCTGCTTGCCGCCGGCCGGCCTGCGGACGCGCTCGGTCATCTCGACCGCGCGATCGCGGGGATCGACGAGGCAGGCATCGGCATCTATCTGCCTGAGATCTATCGTTTGCGCGGCGAGTGCTTACTGGCGCGTGATCGTCGCAATAAGGCTGAAGCACGATCAGCCTTCGCGACAGCTGCCGATATTGCCAGGCGCCAGGGGGCGGTCATCTTCGAGCGTCGCGCGCAGGCTTCATTGTCCGAGTTCGCGATATAG
- a CDS encoding MATE family efflux transporter, protein MQASGIMSCPTSELSRSDKCRKESRDARAGFSKVSARAIESCQNGQSHVRPAAVDARTRMLLEKPIAPMILRLALPNATVMMVQILIGLLEVYFVSRTGVDALAGVAPVFPLVSLVLAVAQGAIGGGFVTTVARALGTGRVSAASDHAWYAAALGVPLGVATTAIMVVLGPGLYAAMGLSGHALAIALSYSSTIFAGATLIWLFNLLMAVVRGTGNLQVPVIVVCGGALILVPLSPALIFGAFGYQGLGPTGGAVAMLVYYAFGTLAYAAYLWGRFGVLKPSFRVPRLSLGPALAILHVGGMSAVVSATTNLTLAIVTAYVAMGGVEALAGYGAGSRLEFLLVPLAYGIGGPVGIVISANLGAGQMERAVKASWVGVVMACTVTELVGLAAAAFPEQWIGIFSQDPSVLQVGAEYLHRVGPFFGFFGLGYVLYCVGQATRRMEASVLAALLRAAIAVLGGLVVVWLKADVTWNFVAVAFGMVAFGLFALPPLVNRSGFE, encoded by the coding sequence ATGCAAGCTTCCGGCATCATGTCATGTCCAACCAGCGAGCTTTCGCGATCCGATAAATGCCGCAAGGAATCGCGCGATGCGCGCGCCGGATTTTCGAAAGTTTCCGCGCGGGCAATCGAAAGCTGCCAGAACGGGCAGTCCCACGTTCGCCCCGCCGCAGTCGACGCCCGCACCCGGATGCTGCTGGAGAAGCCGATCGCGCCGATGATCCTGCGGCTCGCGTTGCCCAATGCCACGGTCATGATGGTCCAGATCCTGATTGGATTGCTCGAGGTCTATTTCGTATCGCGGACCGGCGTCGACGCGCTTGCCGGTGTCGCGCCGGTCTTCCCGCTGGTTTCGCTCGTGCTTGCGGTCGCGCAAGGTGCGATCGGCGGCGGCTTCGTCACCACCGTGGCGCGCGCCCTCGGGACCGGCCGGGTCAGCGCCGCAAGCGACCATGCGTGGTACGCTGCAGCCCTCGGCGTTCCGCTGGGCGTCGCGACGACGGCCATCATGGTTGTGCTGGGTCCGGGCCTCTACGCCGCGATGGGCCTCTCCGGACACGCTCTTGCGATCGCGCTCTCCTATTCGTCGACCATCTTTGCGGGCGCCACGCTGATCTGGTTGTTCAACCTCCTGATGGCGGTGGTTCGCGGCACCGGCAACCTGCAAGTTCCCGTCATCGTGGTGTGCGGCGGCGCCCTGATCCTTGTCCCGCTTTCGCCGGCACTGATCTTTGGCGCGTTTGGCTATCAGGGGCTCGGTCCCACCGGCGGTGCCGTGGCGATGCTGGTGTATTACGCTTTCGGAACGCTGGCCTACGCAGCCTATCTCTGGGGCCGGTTCGGCGTCCTCAAGCCGTCATTCCGCGTGCCAAGACTTTCGCTCGGGCCAGCGCTCGCGATCCTCCATGTCGGCGGCATGTCGGCCGTCGTCTCCGCCACTACCAATCTGACGCTCGCGATCGTCACGGCCTATGTGGCGATGGGCGGCGTGGAGGCGTTGGCCGGCTATGGCGCGGGCTCGCGGCTCGAGTTTCTTCTGGTCCCGCTTGCCTACGGCATCGGCGGTCCGGTCGGAATCGTGATCAGCGCGAACCTCGGCGCCGGTCAGATGGAACGAGCCGTCAAAGCGTCGTGGGTCGGTGTGGTGATGGCCTGCACCGTAACCGAATTGGTCGGACTGGCCGCGGCGGCCTTTCCGGAGCAATGGATCGGAATCTTCAGCCAGGACCCGTCCGTGCTGCAAGTCGGCGCGGAATATCTGCACCGTGTCGGGCCCTTTTTCGGATTCTTCGGGCTTGGCTATGTTCTTTATTGCGTCGGGCAGGCGACGCGGCGAATGGAAGCTTCCGTCCTCGCCGCTCTGCTTCGGGCCGCCATCGCAGTGCTCGGAGGCTTGGTGGTGGTCTGGCTAAAAGCCGACGTCACATGGAATTTCGTTGCCGTGGCGTTCGGAATGGTCGCTTTCGGCCTGTTCGCATTGCCGCCGCTGGTCAACCGCTCCGGCTTTGAGTGA